A window of the Arenibacter algicola genome harbors these coding sequences:
- a CDS encoding FadR/GntR family transcriptional regulator — MKSKLTVTTLTDQVEASIIEYIKDNKLVPGDPLPNEKEFVEMFSVGRNVVREAMSRLRMLGILESRTKRGIIVKEPPLLNGFKKVLDPQLLSVPTIKELMGMRIAMEVGIAEFLFTNVTDRDIAELENIISRQQAIGINNLSIEDEMQFHQKIYEIAGNNFILHFYELMQPVFVFAKHNYESYFEPINKKLQESDGVVTHSDLLQAIKNKDKNLYQERIRRHLRPYWEFLYNYNNIK; from the coding sequence ATGAAGTCGAAACTAACAGTTACAACACTCACCGATCAGGTTGAGGCAAGTATTATCGAATATATTAAGGATAACAAACTTGTTCCTGGTGATCCCCTTCCCAATGAAAAAGAATTTGTTGAAATGTTCAGTGTGGGTCGAAATGTGGTAAGAGAAGCCATGAGCCGTTTGAGAATGTTGGGAATTCTGGAATCACGCACGAAACGAGGTATAATAGTGAAGGAGCCTCCTTTGTTAAACGGATTCAAGAAGGTATTGGACCCTCAGCTTCTAAGTGTGCCTACCATTAAGGAACTGATGGGGATGAGGATAGCAATGGAAGTTGGGATTGCGGAGTTTTTATTCACAAATGTTACGGATAGGGATATTGCAGAACTGGAAAATATTATTTCAAGGCAACAGGCAATAGGCATAAATAATTTGTCCATTGAGGATGAAATGCAATTTCACCAAAAAATCTATGAGATAGCCGGAAACAATTTTATTCTGCATTTCTATGAATTAATGCAACCTGTTTTTGTATTCGCCAAACATAATTATGAGAGCTATTTTGAACCGATAAACAAGAAACTTCAGGAAAGTGATGGAGTCGTTACCCATAGTGATTTATTACAGGCCATAAAGAATAAGGATAAAAATTTATATCAGGAAAGAATCAGAAGGCACTTAAGACCTTATTGGGAGTTCTTGTATAATTATAATAATATAAAATGA
- a CDS encoding prolyl oligopeptidase family serine peptidase: protein MPIWKYPEISPTPEVQDYFGRTVTDSYHNLMDLEDSLVQNWFKVQDSLAEAYFLNNDLTTQFKTRFHELEGRTSGDIRMIRTDENENYYYLRYDEYKDIDVLFYREKGGNLETELFDPSSYTNEKRNISYLEPSYDGTKIAIGLDPKEEFTSTILIYDVINKKFLKDKIIHINPDFGEIEWLPDNSGVIYLYFPIVEKSDPNYKKHSFSVIHYLGDNPEKRTPIFGWDKTLEIASDYYPKVKIGSSLDSYIVGYAAKSGIFYDSFIAKMTDVMLGKPKWKPFFKASDKIYYNQGEIREQYFIYRRATPNGNELCQVEIGNPNFNNPLILATGSRENPITQFEVTKDHIYFVREKFGVEISIFKIDNQVNITQLNPPFVPGYAAFFGESVAHKNIGIGMDGWTSNYIRYCINDEGDFTNEGILDSPQFPEFEDLVSEQIMINSHDEVAIPLSLVYRKDMKLDSNNDVFIYVYGAYGESMSPFFSPTYLEWVKQGGILAFPHVRGGGEKGEDWHTQGMKELKYNSWKDLIACTEALINKGYTRKGLISLYTNSAGGITAGMAVNERPELYTSFIAEVPRMHPFGLESATTASSTSYIEYGTIKDSLECLGLIQMDPYINLKQDKYYPATLLMPSNSDDRIPLWDSGKYIAKLQKYNLAETPIIMDIDYQSGHENSSNYDHAIEANARIFSFAKTIMKH, encoded by the coding sequence ATGCCCATATGGAAATATCCTGAAATTTCCCCCACACCTGAGGTTCAAGACTACTTTGGAAGAACGGTTACAGATAGTTACCATAATCTAATGGATCTAGAGGATAGCCTTGTGCAGAACTGGTTCAAGGTCCAAGATTCCTTGGCGGAAGCATACTTTTTAAACAATGACCTTACCACCCAATTTAAAACTCGCTTTCATGAATTGGAAGGCAGGACAAGCGGTGATATCCGCATGATCCGAACAGATGAAAATGAAAATTACTACTATTTGCGCTATGATGAATATAAGGATATCGATGTGCTTTTTTACAGAGAAAAGGGAGGCAATTTAGAAACTGAACTTTTTGATCCAAGCAGCTATACTAACGAAAAGCGAAATATAAGTTATTTGGAACCCTCCTATGATGGCACAAAAATAGCTATTGGCTTGGACCCAAAAGAGGAATTTACCTCCACAATTCTAATTTATGATGTGATAAACAAAAAGTTCTTAAAAGACAAAATAATCCATATAAATCCGGATTTTGGTGAAATTGAATGGCTGCCTGATAACTCTGGTGTAATCTACCTTTATTTTCCTATTGTTGAAAAATCCGATCCCAATTACAAAAAACACTCGTTTTCTGTTATCCATTATTTAGGAGATAATCCTGAAAAACGAACTCCAATATTTGGTTGGGATAAGACCTTGGAAATAGCATCTGATTATTATCCTAAAGTAAAAATAGGGTCGAGTTTGGACTCCTATATTGTTGGGTATGCTGCAAAATCTGGAATTTTTTATGATAGTTTTATTGCCAAGATGACAGATGTAATGCTTGGCAAGCCCAAATGGAAACCGTTTTTTAAAGCATCCGATAAGATTTATTACAATCAAGGGGAGATAAGAGAACAATATTTTATTTATCGCAGAGCTACGCCTAACGGTAATGAACTTTGCCAAGTTGAAATAGGTAATCCCAATTTCAATAATCCACTAATTCTCGCGACCGGAAGCAGGGAAAATCCCATTACCCAATTTGAGGTCACTAAGGACCATATATATTTTGTTCGTGAAAAATTTGGGGTCGAAATTTCAATTTTTAAGATTGATAATCAGGTAAATATTACTCAACTGAACCCACCTTTTGTTCCTGGATATGCAGCTTTTTTTGGAGAGTCGGTTGCACATAAAAATATTGGTATAGGTATGGATGGATGGACTTCCAATTATATTCGTTATTGTATAAATGACGAAGGAGATTTTACTAATGAGGGCATTTTGGATTCCCCTCAATTCCCGGAATTTGAAGATTTGGTAAGCGAACAAATTATGATCAATTCCCATGATGAGGTTGCGATTCCATTGTCTTTGGTTTATAGAAAGGATATGAAACTTGATTCCAATAACGATGTGTTTATCTATGTTTATGGGGCTTATGGTGAAAGTATGAGTCCATTCTTCTCGCCTACATATCTAGAATGGGTTAAGCAAGGGGGTATTCTTGCTTTTCCACATGTTCGAGGGGGAGGTGAAAAGGGGGAAGACTGGCATACTCAGGGGATGAAAGAATTAAAATACAATTCTTGGAAGGACCTTATTGCTTGTACGGAAGCCTTGATAAACAAGGGGTATACCCGCAAGGGATTGATATCCCTTTATACCAACAGCGCCGGGGGGATTACTGCTGGGATGGCCGTTAATGAACGTCCTGAACTTTATACTTCCTTTATTGCGGAAGTACCAAGGATGCATCCCTTTGGTCTAGAATCTGCCACTACGGCCAGTAGCACTAGCTATATTGAATACGGTACAATAAAAGATAGCCTGGAGTGTCTTGGTCTTATACAAATGGACCCCTATATAAATCTAAAACAAGACAAATACTACCCGGCAACCTTACTTATGCCAAGCAACAGTGATGACCGGATACCCCTATGGGATAGTGGTAAATATATTGCCAAACTTCAAAAATACAACCTCGCCGAAACTCCCATAATAATGGATATTGACTATCAGTCAGGACATGAGAATTCATCGAACTACGACCATGCAATAGAGGCCAACGCTCGGATATTTAGCTTTGCGAAGACTATTATGAAGCATTAG
- a CDS encoding helix-turn-helix domain-containing protein: MMGDSVKYRILGLDFMIGSVFLCSILTLSFAQEAGTPQDTLFWDVDYLLSRSYESLMDMQDEAYGNKSLQRLRVLTEVHARKAKNEANPIELANAYYYRTIIEEPELAVSYADSIILATKDSDHSEHPTFGYILKAIIYYDKRDYQLAMQNYITAYNHAVNKMNLEDQITCSMAIAAIRNLNGQPHAAADIYTRTLKLLKKEKDYEHTHYEDYMLLMYNLTLAHLRLSQLDSSRLYYNIGIKKAITNNDSMEYRDFVLVGAQLDYYGDDFQKAKDTLLKYTHLLDGNSQAMKLYYLAKIAQQTGNNNLAIRYFQQVDSIVEETNKPFDAIKDVYQQLVMHYGLNDDQQREIESIEKLIYFDSLMTTEQKGIIQQATVAYDLPYLKQQKKRAEEQLKAKNSMNLVLGIMTCLAFLAGIHFYVRARKTKKIVRRLLQDSKSVKSSSKKVGVHPNSVPEDIRNDLLLKLEAFEKSDLYLSKDLDMAQLAQDMDSNTTYLSTIVNHYKEMSFPNYLKDLKITFAIEMLSKDPQLLKYNYQGLADTFGFKTGESFSKAFYAKTGVYPSKLLKELKNRENARHL; this comes from the coding sequence ATGATGGGAGATAGCGTAAAATATCGAATTCTAGGATTAGACTTTATGATAGGTTCGGTATTCTTATGTTCAATTTTAACATTGTCTTTTGCCCAGGAAGCCGGAACGCCTCAGGATACACTTTTTTGGGATGTGGATTATTTATTAAGCAGGAGCTATGAAAGTCTTATGGATATGCAAGATGAGGCTTATGGAAACAAATCTCTACAAAGACTTCGAGTTCTTACAGAAGTTCATGCCCGTAAAGCTAAAAATGAGGCCAATCCTATTGAATTGGCCAATGCTTATTATTATAGAACCATTATTGAGGAGCCTGAATTGGCGGTTTCCTATGCGGATTCAATTATTCTAGCGACCAAGGATAGTGACCATTCGGAACATCCAACCTTTGGCTATATTCTTAAGGCAATTATCTATTATGATAAACGGGATTATCAATTGGCAATGCAAAATTATATAACCGCATATAACCATGCCGTGAACAAAATGAATTTAGAGGACCAAATTACCTGCTCTATGGCCATTGCTGCCATACGCAACCTTAACGGTCAACCTCATGCCGCAGCAGATATTTATACCAGAACGTTGAAATTATTAAAAAAGGAGAAAGATTATGAACATACACATTACGAGGATTATATGCTATTGATGTATAACCTTACCCTTGCACACCTACGATTGTCCCAGTTGGACTCGTCACGTCTGTATTATAATATTGGAATAAAAAAGGCAATAACAAATAATGACAGCATGGAATATCGTGATTTCGTCCTGGTAGGTGCGCAGTTGGACTACTATGGGGATGATTTTCAAAAAGCTAAAGATACTTTGTTAAAATATACCCATTTGTTGGATGGAAATAGCCAGGCCATGAAACTTTATTATTTAGCTAAAATTGCCCAGCAAACGGGAAACAATAACTTGGCCATTCGCTACTTTCAACAAGTCGATTCAATTGTAGAGGAAACCAATAAACCATTTGATGCTATAAAAGATGTATATCAACAATTGGTTATGCATTATGGATTAAATGATGATCAGCAACGGGAAATTGAGTCCATCGAAAAACTTATTTATTTTGATAGTTTGATGACAACTGAGCAAAAAGGAATTATTCAACAGGCTACGGTAGCATATGATCTTCCCTATCTGAAACAACAAAAGAAAAGGGCTGAGGAGCAGCTTAAGGCCAAAAATTCCATGAATCTTGTATTGGGTATTATGACGTGTCTAGCTTTTTTGGCCGGAATACACTTTTATGTTAGGGCTAGAAAGACCAAAAAAATAGTCAGAAGATTGTTGCAAGATTCCAAGTCGGTTAAATCTTCTTCCAAAAAGGTAGGTGTCCACCCAAATTCCGTTCCCGAAGATATCCGGAACGACCTTCTATTGAAATTGGAGGCATTTGAAAAGTCCGACCTTTATTTGAGCAAAGATTTGGATATGGCCCAATTGGCTCAAGATATGGACAGTAATACCACTTATTTGTCCACGATTGTAAATCATTACAAAGAAATGAGTTTCCCCAATTATTTAAAGGATCTAAAAATTACTTTCGCAATTGAAATGCTTTCCAAGGATCCCCAACTCTTGAAATACAATTATCAGGGATTGGCCGACACCTTTGGATTCAAAACTGGGGAATCTTTCTCTAAAGCATTTTATGCCAAGACGGGGGTATATCCTTCCAAGTTATTGAAGGAACTAAAGAATAGAGAAAATGCACGTCATTTATAA
- a CDS encoding HlyD family secretion protein, which produces MKDYGMYIYEEEVYLKKDPNWILRWGIVLVFGFFVFAVGFAYLFSYNESITASVILTTTEPPVHIRAKRTGRVVEVTFDAGDIVTKGAVLGVMENTGDVTDIIALKEKLSEEYPLVMNLKSLSDQFPSHLRLGSQIRPFYNRFLNAYRNLIFYNAFGNEALEESQLQQQLIGQTKSIENKIKEINGIQRDLEIAKTDFDRYQDLFKKGVISMQDLENKEIGYLKTQREYGNQEQQLNQLRLLWASTQNRKMQFDNSHIKNEGIYSSKLELEQEELISALYEWEEQNLLKSPIQGRISFFEVWGKHQNIKENQVVFTVAPKESQELLGRCQVPIRNSGKIKPGQRVIIKLENYPYREWGTLDGEVKIISEVPTKGENEGYVVYVQIMDLETSYGKILEFKQEMIGSAEIILEEITLLERIFYQFRHLWSHTKQ; this is translated from the coding sequence ATGAAAGACTACGGTATGTACATATACGAGGAGGAAGTTTACTTAAAAAAAGATCCCAACTGGATATTAAGATGGGGTATAGTTTTGGTATTTGGTTTTTTTGTCTTTGCAGTTGGGTTTGCTTACTTATTTTCCTATAATGAGAGTATAACGGCATCAGTGATATTGACGACTACTGAACCTCCAGTACATATAAGGGCAAAAAGGACGGGAAGAGTGGTGGAAGTAACCTTTGATGCAGGTGATATTGTTACCAAGGGTGCAGTTTTAGGAGTTATGGAAAACACTGGGGATGTCACTGATATTATCGCACTAAAAGAAAAACTTTCAGAGGAATATCCCCTGGTTATGAATTTAAAGTCCTTGTCAGATCAATTTCCAAGTCATCTGAGGTTAGGCAGTCAAATCCGTCCTTTTTATAATAGATTTCTCAATGCCTACCGCAACCTAATTTTTTATAATGCCTTTGGTAATGAGGCTTTGGAGGAATCTCAATTACAACAACAGCTTATAGGGCAAACCAAAAGCATTGAAAACAAAATAAAAGAAATTAATGGTATACAGCGGGATCTTGAGATAGCCAAAACCGACTTTGATCGTTATCAAGACCTTTTCAAAAAGGGAGTGATATCCATGCAGGATCTTGAAAATAAGGAAATTGGATATTTGAAAACCCAACGGGAATATGGTAACCAAGAACAACAATTGAACCAATTGCGACTGCTTTGGGCTAGTACTCAAAACCGTAAAATGCAGTTTGATAATTCCCATATAAAAAATGAGGGCATTTATAGTTCCAAGTTAGAGTTGGAGCAAGAGGAGTTAATTTCTGCCTTATACGAATGGGAGGAACAGAATCTTTTGAAGAGCCCTATACAAGGTCGAATCTCTTTTTTCGAGGTTTGGGGCAAACATCAAAACATAAAAGAAAATCAAGTGGTATTTACAGTGGCCCCGAAAGAGAGCCAAGAGCTGTTGGGTAGGTGTCAAGTTCCTATTCGCAACTCTGGAAAAATAAAACCGGGGCAACGTGTCATTATAAAATTGGAGAATTACCCATATAGGGAATGGGGCACACTTGATGGAGAAGTGAAAATAATTTCGGAGGTGCCCACCAAAGGTGAAAACGAGGGCTATGTGGTGTATGTACAGATTATGGATCTAGAAACATCATATGGAAAGATATTGGAATTTAAACAGGAAATGATTGGAAGTGCGGAAATAATTTTAGAGGAAATTACACTTCTTGAACGAATTTTTTATCAATTCAGACACCTCTGGTCACATACGAAACAATGA
- a CDS encoding peptidase domain-containing ABC transporter, with protein sequence MMFGTNHFPNYRQLDQMDCGPTCVKIIAKHYGKEYSLDYLRQISNLRTGGVSLAGISEALDNIGFDTVGIRADFVELVKDVPLPAIAHWENNHFIVVHGTSKKLIYVSDPAIGLVKYSYREFVEKWVGKQHGKGILLLIEPNRQFLNNQEDGTSPLGLQYLYHYLLPYKKYIGQLCLGLLLATIIQLLLPFLTQSLVDYGIDYENLSFIYLVVIAQVFLFSTRLASEIIRDWLLLHMSTQINIAMISDFLDKLLLLPITYFDSKTKGDFMQRIYDHHRIDEFLGGRSLSIAFDLFSILVFGLVLGYFNTDVLLIFMIGTFLFGFWTLLFLKRKAFLDHKLFNLNRQDQSLLIQLISAIREIKLNGSEQRRKLEWKKVQAKLYRLKTNILKVDQVQLKGGYLLNEMTSILIIFWSAKAVVYGEITLGTMLAIQFIVGSLSIPISNTLDFIVGLQRATLSLKRLSEVHSRHIEVSPNGTNVIVSGDIVISNVDFGYGESASKKVLDDVSIIIPKGKTTAIVGQSGSGKTTLLKLLLKLYEPKKGNIKIGEEHLKFVNAKKWREHCGAVLQDGSLFNDTLERNITESGGNKPTNRKRLIEAAAIANLTDLLENLPLGYDALIGEQGSILSGGEKQRLLIARAIYKNPDYIFFDEATSALDAENEKVISENLKSFCMDKTVVIVAHRLSTVRKADQIIVMDKGKIVEKGCHHELIKLQGRYHELIINQL encoded by the coding sequence ATGATGTTTGGTACCAACCATTTTCCGAATTACCGACAGCTCGATCAAATGGATTGTGGGCCAACATGTGTCAAGATCATTGCCAAACATTATGGAAAGGAATACAGTTTAGATTATCTCAGACAGATTTCAAACTTACGAACGGGTGGTGTATCCTTGGCCGGAATATCTGAAGCTTTGGATAATATAGGATTCGACACTGTCGGAATACGAGCTGACTTTGTAGAGTTGGTAAAAGATGTTCCGCTACCGGCCATAGCTCATTGGGAAAACAATCATTTTATTGTAGTCCATGGCACGTCCAAAAAGCTTATTTATGTATCCGATCCCGCTATTGGGTTGGTTAAATATAGCTACAGAGAATTTGTTGAGAAATGGGTTGGAAAACAACATGGCAAGGGCATTCTTCTACTTATTGAACCTAATCGCCAATTCCTTAACAATCAAGAGGATGGTACTTCTCCATTAGGGCTGCAATATCTTTATCATTATCTGTTGCCCTATAAAAAGTACATAGGGCAATTGTGTCTTGGCCTTTTACTAGCAACGATAATACAGTTATTACTTCCCTTTCTAACCCAAAGCCTTGTAGATTATGGCATAGACTATGAAAATTTAAGTTTCATCTACCTTGTAGTAATAGCCCAGGTTTTTCTTTTTTCGACTCGGCTGGCATCCGAAATTATCCGGGATTGGCTTCTGTTGCATATGTCTACGCAAATCAACATTGCAATGATTTCTGATTTTCTGGATAAATTGTTACTTCTGCCCATTACCTATTTCGATTCGAAGACCAAGGGCGATTTTATGCAGCGAATCTATGATCACCATCGAATTGATGAATTTTTAGGTGGTCGTTCCCTTTCCATTGCCTTCGATCTGTTCAGCATACTGGTCTTCGGATTGGTGTTAGGTTACTTCAATACCGATGTTTTGTTGATTTTCATGATAGGAACATTCCTATTTGGGTTTTGGACGCTCTTGTTTTTAAAGAGAAAGGCCTTCTTGGATCATAAACTGTTTAACCTGAACAGACAAGATCAGTCACTTTTAATTCAATTGATATCTGCAATTAGAGAAATTAAGCTCAATGGATCTGAGCAACGGCGGAAATTGGAATGGAAAAAGGTTCAGGCAAAGTTGTACCGTTTAAAAACCAATATTTTAAAAGTTGATCAAGTTCAGTTAAAGGGAGGCTATTTGCTAAATGAAATGACCAGTATTTTAATAATATTTTGGTCGGCAAAGGCAGTGGTTTATGGGGAAATTACGCTGGGGACTATGTTGGCCATTCAATTTATTGTAGGCAGTCTTTCCATCCCAATATCAAACACTTTAGACTTTATAGTTGGGCTACAACGTGCCACTCTGTCCCTTAAGCGCCTGTCGGAAGTCCATTCCCGGCATATTGAAGTTTCCCCAAATGGAACCAATGTCATAGTTTCTGGAGATATTGTCATTTCCAATGTGGACTTTGGATATGGAGAGAGTGCCTCAAAAAAGGTTTTGGATGACGTATCTATCATCATACCCAAGGGGAAGACTACGGCTATTGTCGGGCAAAGTGGTTCAGGAAAAACAACCTTATTGAAATTATTGCTCAAATTATATGAACCTAAAAAGGGTAACATTAAAATAGGAGAAGAGCACTTGAAATTTGTAAATGCTAAAAAGTGGAGGGAACATTGTGGCGCAGTTCTTCAAGATGGCAGTTTATTCAATGATACTTTGGAAAGGAATATAACCGAATCGGGAGGAAACAAACCTACAAATAGGAAACGTTTGATAGAAGCTGCGGCTATTGCAAATCTTACCGACTTGTTAGAAAATCTACCCCTAGGGTATGATGCCCTAATTGGAGAACAGGGCAGTATACTAAGTGGAGGTGAAAAACAACGCTTGCTAATTGCGAGGGCTATTTATAAAAATCCTGACTATATCTTTTTTGATGAGGCAACAAGTGCCTTGGATGCCGAAAATGAGAAGGTCATTTCCGAGAACCTAAAATCTTTTTGCATGGATAAGACCGTTGTAATTGTTGCCCACCGACTTTCAACTGTGCGTAAGGCAGATCAGATAATAGTCATGGACAAAGGAAAGATTGTGGAAAAAGGTTGCCATCACGAGCTCATAAAGTTGCAAGGAAGATATCATGAACTAATCATAAACCAATTATAG
- a CDS encoding dihydrodipicolinate synthase family protein: MTIKKTKGLIAAPFTGMNAQGGININKVSSYAAHLKKMKVKGAFVAGTTGEGLFLSDNERLDVINAWVACKENDFRVIAHAGSTSLASAKTLAYESARAGADAIAIMGPPFLGPNQEENLVEFCADVALSAPEIPFYYYHMPSLSRVNVSMAKFLSQAKNRIPNLAGIKFTDNNLMEMSNCLSVDNGKWDILHGYDELLLAGLSFGAEGAVGSTYNFLAPLYYGIIEDFENGKINEAREKQRKSIEFIGILIRYHGALVSGKAIMGLIGVSCGPCRKPLGNLTPEETRNLERELSDLGFFEMIESY, encoded by the coding sequence ATGACAATAAAGAAAACTAAAGGATTAATTGCCGCACCGTTTACTGGAATGAACGCGCAGGGAGGAATTAATATAAACAAGGTTTCATCCTATGCTGCCCACTTGAAAAAAATGAAAGTAAAGGGTGCATTTGTGGCAGGAACCACAGGGGAAGGATTGTTTTTGAGCGATAATGAGAGGTTGGACGTGATCAATGCTTGGGTTGCGTGTAAGGAAAATGATTTTCGTGTAATAGCACATGCCGGAAGCACGAGCTTGGCGAGTGCAAAAACTTTAGCCTACGAATCCGCCAGGGCGGGAGCTGATGCGATTGCAATAATGGGCCCGCCTTTTCTTGGGCCTAACCAAGAGGAAAATTTAGTAGAATTTTGTGCTGATGTGGCATTGTCAGCTCCTGAGATCCCTTTTTATTATTACCACATGCCTTCTCTTTCTCGTGTAAATGTTTCGATGGCAAAATTCTTGAGCCAAGCCAAAAATAGAATTCCAAACCTTGCAGGAATTAAATTCACAGACAATAATTTGATGGAAATGTCCAATTGTCTTTCCGTGGATAATGGTAAATGGGATATTCTCCATGGTTATGATGAATTGCTTTTAGCAGGATTGTCCTTTGGAGCGGAAGGTGCCGTTGGGAGTACCTACAATTTTTTAGCACCATTGTATTATGGTATTATTGAAGATTTTGAAAATGGTAAAATAAATGAGGCAAGGGAAAAGCAGCGTAAGTCAATTGAATTTATTGGCATACTAATCCGATATCATGGAGCATTGGTTTCGGGTAAAGCAATTATGGGATTAATCGGGGTAAGTTGTGGGCCATGTAGAAAGCCCCTTGGGAATTTAACTCCCGAAGAAACGCGGAATTTGGAACGTGAACTTAGTGATTTGGGATTCTTTGAAATGATCGAATCTTATTAG